A stretch of the Haloplanus aerogenes genome encodes the following:
- a CDS encoding class I SAM-dependent methyltransferase produces the protein MHGPGDVRFFDRVARLYDRFAPPTDPEPIWAGLARADRPVERVLDLAGGTGRAARAIAAPVGTARTPETVVVDASRRMLTHAADRGTTAVQGDAGRLPVRDAATDAVVVLDALHHLPDQAAALAEAARVLRPGGVLVIREYDPGTLRGRALVAAERAVGFDSTFWGPDAWAAAVDDAGLVPTVLDRGFAFTVVGKKRESH, from the coding sequence ATGCACGGCCCCGGCGACGTTCGCTTCTTCGACCGTGTGGCGCGGCTCTACGACCGCTTCGCACCCCCGACCGATCCCGAACCGATCTGGGCGGGGCTGGCGCGGGCCGACCGCCCCGTCGAGCGCGTGTTAGACCTCGCTGGCGGCACGGGGCGGGCCGCTCGCGCAATCGCGGCCCCGGTCGGCACGGCCCGAACGCCCGAGACGGTCGTCGTCGACGCCTCGCGGCGCATGCTCACCCACGCCGCCGACCGCGGGACGACGGCGGTGCAGGGTGACGCCGGACGGCTCCCGGTTCGTGACGCCGCGACCGACGCCGTCGTCGTTCTCGACGCCCTCCATCACCTGCCGGACCAGGCGGCGGCCCTCGCGGAAGCGGCGCGAGTGCTGCGCCCCGGTGGCGTCCTCGTGATCCGCGAGTACGATCCGGGGACGCTCCGCGGGAGGGCGCTGGTCGCGGCCGAACGCGCCGTCGGCTTCGACTCGACGTTTTGGGGGCCGGACGCGTGGGCGGCGGCGGTCGACGACGCGGGATTGGTACCGACGGTCCTCGACCGCGGCTTCGCGTTCACGGTCGTCGGGAAAAAGCGGGAGAGCCATTAG
- the tbsP gene encoding transcriptional regulator TbsP produces MVAGENLHGESFEEILETVFDSTDTLLLVDPTGEAIEALTTVTAAASNPPSVRVLAEETLLKDVMDDFVVASNAADHVVSGTLSIRSGHSAANALLITDAAVWALVDVPDHVAALGTDDDDFVETVRETYEAQWETAAPFDLRTPPLSRVRETLGEEIGQDTRVDFDATLDALQSAREATGEFDEVTLTLLVAARNDVLLYDISKWGEDVGIASKATFSRTKTTLEEEDLIKTEKVPIDVGRPRLRLKLNEDRFDEATPSELAAVTLNQSV; encoded by the coding sequence ATGGTCGCCGGGGAGAATCTACATGGGGAGAGCTTCGAGGAGATATTGGAGACGGTGTTCGACTCGACGGACACGCTGTTGCTGGTCGATCCGACGGGAGAAGCGATCGAAGCGCTGACGACCGTGACGGCGGCCGCCTCGAATCCACCGTCGGTCCGGGTGCTGGCCGAGGAGACGCTCCTGAAAGACGTGATGGACGACTTCGTCGTGGCGAGCAACGCCGCCGATCACGTGGTGTCGGGCACGCTCTCGATTCGGAGCGGACACAGCGCCGCCAACGCGCTCCTGATCACGGACGCAGCGGTGTGGGCGCTGGTCGACGTGCCCGACCACGTCGCCGCGCTCGGCACGGACGACGACGACTTCGTCGAGACGGTTCGCGAGACGTACGAGGCCCAGTGGGAGACGGCGGCCCCGTTCGACCTTCGGACGCCACCGCTCTCGCGCGTCCGCGAGACGCTCGGTGAGGAGATCGGACAGGACACCCGCGTCGACTTCGACGCCACCCTCGACGCCCTCCAGTCCGCCCGCGAGGCCACTGGCGAGTTCGACGAGGTGACGCTCACCCTCCTCGTCGCCGCCCGCAACGACGTGTTGCTCTACGACATCAGCAAGTGGGGCGAGGACGTGGGCATCGCGAGCAAGGCGACGTTCTCGCGCACCAAGACGACGCTGGAGGAGGAAGACCTCATCAAGACGGAGAAGGTGCCCATCGACGTGGGACGGCCCCGGCTTCGGCTGAAACTCAACGAGGACCGCTTCGACGAGGCGACGCCGAGCGAACTCGCCGCGGTGACGCTCAACCAGTCGGTCTGA
- a CDS encoding serine hydroxymethyltransferase, whose translation MDYSHVRATDPAVADAIVDETDRQRTTLSMIASENHASAAVIEAQGSVFTNKYAEGYPGERYYAGCQYADVVEELAIERAKELWGAEHVNVQPHSGSQANMAVYFAMLSPGDRILSLELEHGGHLSHGHPANFAGQLYDVEHYRVDPETGYLDYEQLAATADEFDPDAIVSGFSAYPRQVDWERIDAVADAVDAIHVADIAHITGLVAAGVHPSPVGIADFVTGSTHKTIRAGRGGIVMCGEEHADAIDNAVFPGVQGGPLMHNIAGKAVGFGEALDPSFTDYAEQVVANARALGDQLADHGLSLVSGGTDTHLVLVDLRDSHPDLSGGDAEDALDSTGIVLNGNTVPGETRSPFDPSGIRAGTAALTTRGFEEDAIREVGDLIAQVLDAPEDEETLAAVSERVDELCAAHPLYE comes from the coding sequence ATGGACTACAGTCACGTTCGCGCGACCGATCCCGCGGTGGCGGACGCTATCGTCGACGAGACCGATCGCCAGCGAACCACGCTCTCGATGATCGCGTCGGAGAACCACGCGAGTGCGGCGGTCATCGAGGCACAGGGGAGCGTCTTCACCAACAAGTACGCCGAGGGCTACCCCGGCGAGCGCTACTACGCCGGTTGTCAGTACGCCGATGTCGTCGAGGAACTCGCCATCGAGCGCGCGAAAGAGCTGTGGGGGGCCGAACACGTCAACGTCCAGCCTCACAGCGGATCGCAGGCCAACATGGCCGTCTACTTCGCGATGCTCTCGCCCGGCGACCGGATTCTCTCGCTCGAACTCGAACACGGCGGCCACCTCAGCCACGGCCATCCCGCCAACTTCGCTGGCCAACTGTACGACGTGGAACATTACCGCGTCGACCCCGAGACGGGCTATCTCGACTACGAGCAACTGGCCGCCACCGCCGACGAGTTCGACCCCGACGCCATCGTCTCCGGCTTCTCCGCCTACCCCCGACAGGTCGACTGGGAGCGCATCGACGCCGTCGCCGACGCCGTCGACGCCATTCACGTCGCGGACATCGCCCACATCACCGGCCTCGTCGCCGCGGGCGTCCACCCCTCACCCGTCGGCATCGCCGATTTCGTCACCGGCAGTACGCACAAGACCATCCGCGCCGGTCGTGGCGGGATCGTCATGTGCGGCGAGGAACACGCCGACGCCATCGACAACGCCGTCTTCCCCGGCGTGCAGGGCGGGCCGCTGATGCACAACATTGCGGGCAAAGCGGTGGGGTTCGGGGAAGCCCTCGATCCCTCCTTCACCGACTACGCCGAGCAGGTGGTGGCGAACGCCCGCGCGCTGGGCGACCAGCTCGCCGATCACGGCCTCTCGCTCGTCTCCGGTGGCACCGACACCCACCTCGTCCTCGTGGACCTGCGCGACTCGCACCCGGACCTCTCGGGTGGCGACGCGGAGGACGCCCTCGATTCGACGGGCATCGTCCTCAACGGAAACACCGTCCCTGGCGAGACGCGGTCACCGTTCGACCCGAGCGGCATCCGCGCCGGGACGGCGGCGCTCACCACCCGCGGCTTCGAGGAGGACGCGATCCGCGAGGTTGGTGACCTGATCGCGCAGGTGCTCGACGCGCCCGAGGACGAGGAGACGCTCGCCGCGGTGAGCGAGCGGGTGGACGAACTGTGTGCGGCCCACCCGCTGTACGAGTAG
- a CDS encoding tetrahydrofolate dehydrogenase/cyclohydrolase catalytic domain-containing protein, which yields MTDIIDGNAVAAEVRDGLADAIDTLDDAGVTPTLATVLMSDDPASQTYVSMKQQDCEEVGIEALDVEIDPDAPAEELFDTVADLNDDPNVNGILVQMPVPDHIEDRDVIRAIDPTKDVDGFHPENVGRLVAGDPIFKPCTPHGVLKLLDAADVETEGADVAVVGRSNIVGKPLANLLIQKADYGNATVTVCHSRTDDLAEKTRRADVVVAAVGVPELVDGSMISDGTVVIDVGVNRVERDGESTLVGDVDFESAKPKASAITPVPGGVGPMTRAMLLYNTVKAASRQEDVPVDLE from the coding sequence ATGACCGACATCATCGACGGCAACGCCGTCGCCGCCGAGGTTCGTGACGGACTGGCAGACGCCATCGACACGTTGGACGACGCCGGCGTCACGCCCACGCTCGCGACGGTCCTCATGAGCGACGACCCCGCGAGCCAGACGTACGTCTCCATGAAACAGCAGGACTGCGAGGAGGTCGGGATCGAAGCCCTCGACGTAGAGATCGACCCCGACGCACCCGCCGAGGAACTGTTCGACACCGTCGCGGATCTGAACGACGACCCGAACGTGAACGGCATCCTCGTCCAGATGCCCGTGCCGGACCACATCGAGGACCGCGACGTGATCCGCGCCATCGACCCTACGAAGGACGTGGACGGCTTCCACCCCGAGAACGTCGGCCGTCTCGTCGCCGGCGACCCCATCTTCAAGCCGTGTACGCCCCACGGCGTCCTCAAACTCCTCGACGCGGCCGACGTGGAGACCGAGGGCGCGGACGTGGCCGTCGTCGGCCGCTCCAACATCGTCGGCAAACCCCTCGCCAACCTCCTGATCCAGAAGGCGGACTACGGCAACGCGACGGTGACGGTCTGTCACTCCCGGACCGACGACCTCGCCGAGAAGACCCGGCGCGCGGACGTTGTGGTCGCCGCCGTCGGCGTCCCCGAACTCGTCGACGGGTCGATGATCTCCGACGGCACCGTCGTCATCGACGTGGGCGTCAACCGGGTCGAACGCGACGGCGAGTCGACGCTCGTCGGCGACGTGGACTTCGAGAGCGCGAAGCCGAAAGCGAGCGCCATCACGCCCGTCCCCGGCGGCGTCGGGCCGATGACGCGTGCGATGCTCCTCTACAACACGGTGAAAGCGGCGAGTCGGCAGGAAGACGTGCCGGTCGACCTCGAATAG
- a CDS encoding AI-2E family transporter has product MPSLQLSRYRLGWWSFGLALGAALMYVVYAFIGTFVFGVFIYYATRPIYKRLKKRIRPPSLAAAISLFALALPALVLVAYALSIAFGELLKYINGGALDPSRWPLVNPELLDSIADPATLLELGPEQYLTAEGIRSLVTSLGSAADTVAFVGIGAIHLFVMLALAFYLLRDGARLSKWAVKEFGDDRGVLKAYGQAVDRDFKGIFFGNILNAVLTGTIGVLTYSILNIYAPPGLAIPAAPLVGLLAGVASLIPIVGMKLVYIPVGLYLASIGILTDPRTLWFVAVFALISFVIVDVIPDLVLRPYVSGRSLHVGSLMIAYTFGPLLFGWYGIFLAPMLLVLVVHFARLVLPELLDGEPLRPYAVDPGTFAAEEAASASGDAVDVGDADGVVEATDISDADDDAESRTDP; this is encoded by the coding sequence ATGCCGTCCCTCCAGCTGTCCCGCTATCGGCTCGGATGGTGGAGCTTCGGACTCGCCCTCGGGGCCGCGCTGATGTACGTCGTCTACGCCTTCATCGGGACGTTCGTCTTCGGCGTGTTCATCTACTACGCCACCCGTCCGATCTACAAGCGGCTGAAAAAGCGGATTCGGCCGCCGAGTCTCGCCGCCGCCATCTCGCTGTTCGCGCTCGCCCTGCCCGCCCTCGTCCTCGTCGCGTACGCGCTGAGTATCGCGTTCGGAGAACTCCTGAAATACATCAACGGTGGAGCGCTCGACCCGTCGCGGTGGCCCCTCGTCAACCCGGAGTTACTGGACAGCATCGCCGATCCGGCCACCCTCCTCGAACTCGGCCCGGAGCAGTATCTCACAGCCGAGGGTATCCGCTCACTCGTCACCTCGCTGGGCTCGGCCGCCGACACCGTGGCGTTCGTCGGCATCGGTGCCATCCACCTGTTCGTGATGCTGGCGCTCGCCTTCTACCTGCTCCGGGACGGCGCTCGGCTCTCGAAGTGGGCGGTCAAGGAGTTCGGTGACGACCGCGGCGTCCTGAAAGCCTACGGGCAGGCGGTCGACCGCGACTTCAAAGGTATCTTCTTCGGCAACATTCTCAACGCGGTGCTGACGGGGACCATCGGCGTTCTCACGTACTCGATACTGAACATCTACGCGCCGCCGGGACTGGCGATTCCCGCGGCGCCGCTCGTTGGCCTGCTCGCCGGCGTCGCCAGTCTGATCCCCATCGTCGGCATGAAACTCGTCTACATCCCCGTCGGGCTCTATCTCGCGAGCATCGGCATCCTGACCGATCCGCGGACGCTCTGGTTCGTCGCCGTCTTCGCGCTCATCTCGTTCGTCATCGTCGACGTCATCCCCGACCTGGTACTCCGCCCGTACGTCTCCGGTCGGAGCCTCCACGTCGGGAGCCTGATGATCGCCTACACCTTCGGGCCGCTCCTCTTTGGCTGGTACGGCATCTTCCTCGCGCCCATGCTCCTCGTGTTGGTCGTCCACTTCGCGCGGCTAGTCCTCCCCGAACTCCTCGACGGCGAACCGCTCCGGCCGTACGCGGTCGATCCGGGTACGTTCGCCGCCGAGGAGGCCGCCAGCGCCAGTGGCGACGCGGTCGACGTGGGCGACGCTGACGGCGTCGTCGAGGCGACGGATATCAGCGATGCTGACGACGACGCCGAGTCGAGAACGGACCCGTAG
- a CDS encoding multicopper oxidase domain-containing protein has protein sequence MTDSKLSRRTMLKAGLAVGAASALPFEAELATAQPSPTLERYVTTMPVPTVRAPDGKRQGADYHEIPMQQGSHEFHPTLGATQIWGYDGQFPGKTIEARRNERLNVKWINDLPPTHLLPVDDTIHGAAGNPGVRTVTHVHGLHAESASDGLPEAWFTKDYAETGDHFVKEVYEYENGQPGATLWYHDHALGITRLNVYAGLAGFYILRDDYERRLNLPSGDYEVPILLQDRTFTEEGELFYPDEEIAGVEPSIVPEFFGDTAVVNGKVWPRFEVEPRKYRFRVLNGCNSRFINPRLFEVDGDNVEVDGGAVPPVYQIGTDLGDEQDPTDDTLDPIESYYTGDPTPPEPNEHGNKDTVQVHPGTITRIKTRFGSHTGRYVWHCHILEHEDHEMMRPFEVVTGPK, from the coding sequence ATGACCGACTCGAAACTCTCCCGACGAACGATGTTGAAAGCCGGCCTCGCCGTGGGAGCGGCGTCGGCACTACCGTTCGAAGCGGAACTCGCAACAGCACAGCCATCACCCACACTCGAGAGGTACGTGACGACGATGCCGGTGCCGACGGTTCGAGCGCCGGATGGCAAGCGACAGGGGGCCGACTACCACGAGATTCCGATGCAACAGGGGAGCCACGAGTTCCACCCGACGCTCGGGGCGACACAGATCTGGGGCTACGACGGGCAGTTCCCCGGCAAAACCATCGAGGCGCGACGCAACGAGCGCCTGAATGTCAAGTGGATCAACGACCTGCCGCCCACGCACCTACTCCCCGTCGACGACACCATTCACGGCGCGGCGGGCAACCCCGGGGTTCGGACGGTCACGCACGTCCACGGCCTCCACGCCGAGTCGGCGAGCGACGGCCTCCCCGAGGCGTGGTTCACGAAGGACTACGCGGAGACAGGCGATCACTTCGTCAAAGAGGTGTACGAGTACGAAAACGGTCAACCCGGCGCGACGCTCTGGTACCACGACCACGCACTCGGCATCACGCGCCTGAACGTCTACGCCGGTCTCGCCGGGTTCTACATCCTCCGAGACGACTACGAGCGACGGCTGAACCTCCCGAGCGGCGACTACGAGGTGCCCATCCTCCTGCAGGACCGGACGTTCACCGAGGAGGGAGAACTGTTCTACCCCGACGAGGAGATCGCGGGCGTCGAACCGAGCATCGTCCCCGAGTTCTTCGGTGACACGGCCGTCGTCAACGGCAAGGTCTGGCCACGGTTCGAGGTCGAACCCCGGAAGTACCGGTTCCGCGTCCTCAACGGCTGTAACTCCCGATTCATCAATCCCAGACTGTTCGAGGTGGACGGGGACAACGTGGAAGTCGACGGCGGCGCCGTCCCGCCGGTCTACCAGATCGGCACCGACCTCGGCGACGAACAGGATCCGACCGACGACACGCTCGATCCGATAGAGAGCTACTACACCGGCGACCCGACGCCGCCGGAACCGAACGAACACGGGAACAAGGACACGGTGCAGGTCCACCCGGGCACGATCACGCGGATCAAGACCCGCTTCGGCAGTCACACCGGCCGGTACGTCTGGCACTGCCACATCCTCGAACACGAGGACCACGAGATGATGCGACCGTTCGAAGTCGTCACCGGACCGAAGTAG
- a CDS encoding YcaO-like family protein yields MQIGIAGSGPAAESVRAALDDIDATATATAPDDLGSYPLGIVIAPAGAPAFEAADAAADRWLAVEIGGLGGHTFDLDAAVTIFDDGVDYRDLRDRVTSAVDEESEGDPTGGRSAVRLAGAIAGHRAISLLSGAELAGTVIEVPGGERRVLPVPRAETRDRTLRRTHREATLDDAVGRAERAVDDRVGLLTQVGERESFPAPYYLAATADTTVFSDVRAAPFTAGVDDDWDRAFMKALGEGLERYCAGVYRETASTEAAQSADTVAGGRAISPAAFVGVDDATDDPISWVPGEELATGDAVSLPAEFVHYPPPAEHHRPAITTGLGLGNSGVDALLSGLYEVVERDATMLAWYSTYEPLELAVDDEGFDALVDRARAERLSVTPLLLTADVDVPVVAVAVHREEEWPRFAVGSGANLDAAAAARSALAEALQNWMELRAMGPEQSKAEDGAIGHYADFPDAAASFIDADGTVPAAGVGPDPVPTGEAELEALIDRVRDAGLAPYAARITTPDVAALGFEAVRVLLPTAQPLFVDEPYFGERAETVPLELGYEPRLDRPFHPFP; encoded by the coding sequence ATGCAGATCGGTATCGCGGGGAGCGGGCCGGCGGCCGAGTCGGTCCGCGCCGCGCTGGACGACATCGACGCGACGGCGACGGCGACGGCACCAGATGACCTCGGGTCGTACCCCCTCGGCATCGTGATCGCGCCGGCCGGCGCGCCTGCGTTCGAGGCGGCGGACGCCGCGGCAGACCGCTGGCTCGCCGTCGAAATCGGCGGCCTCGGCGGCCACACCTTCGACCTCGACGCCGCGGTGACGATCTTCGACGACGGCGTCGACTACCGCGACCTGCGAGACCGGGTCACCTCGGCAGTCGACGAGGAGAGCGAGGGCGACCCGACCGGCGGTCGGAGCGCCGTCCGTCTCGCGGGCGCTATCGCCGGCCACCGCGCTATCTCCCTCCTGAGCGGCGCGGAACTGGCTGGAACGGTGATCGAAGTGCCCGGCGGCGAGCGACGGGTCCTCCCCGTACCCCGTGCCGAGACACGCGACCGAACGCTCCGACGCACCCATCGCGAGGCCACGCTCGACGACGCCGTCGGGCGCGCGGAGCGAGCGGTCGACGACCGGGTCGGCCTCCTGACGCAGGTCGGGGAACGCGAGTCGTTCCCGGCGCCGTACTACCTCGCAGCCACCGCCGACACGACCGTCTTCAGCGACGTGCGAGCCGCCCCCTTCACTGCCGGCGTCGACGACGACTGGGACCGTGCGTTCATGAAGGCACTCGGGGAGGGGCTGGAGCGGTACTGTGCCGGCGTCTACAGGGAGACGGCGTCCACCGAGGCCGCGCAGTCGGCCGACACGGTAGCCGGGGGGCGAGCCATCTCGCCAGCGGCGTTCGTCGGCGTGGACGACGCGACCGACGACCCGATTTCGTGGGTGCCGGGCGAGGAACTGGCGACCGGCGACGCCGTGTCCCTCCCCGCGGAGTTCGTCCACTACCCGCCGCCCGCCGAGCACCACCGGCCGGCGATCACCACGGGCCTCGGCCTCGGGAACTCGGGCGTCGACGCCCTGCTGTCCGGCCTGTACGAGGTGGTCGAACGCGACGCGACGATGCTCGCGTGGTACTCGACGTACGAACCGCTGGAACTCGCCGTCGACGACGAGGGATTCGATGCGCTCGTGGACCGCGCCCGCGCCGAACGACTCTCCGTGACGCCCCTCCTCCTCACCGCGGACGTGGACGTCCCGGTCGTCGCCGTCGCCGTCCACCGCGAGGAGGAGTGGCCCCGCTTCGCCGTCGGCTCCGGGGCGAACCTCGACGCGGCGGCGGCGGCGCGGTCGGCGCTCGCGGAGGCACTCCAGAACTGGATGGAACTGCGGGCGATGGGGCCGGAGCAGTCGAAGGCGGAAGACGGCGCCATCGGACACTACGCCGACTTCCCGGACGCGGCAGCGTCGTTCATCGATGCCGACGGTACCGTGCCGGCGGCCGGCGTCGGCCCCGATCCGGTCCCGACGGGCGAGGCAGAACTCGAGGCCCTGATCGACCGGGTGCGTGACGCCGGGCTCGCTCCCTACGCCGCCCGGATCACGACGCCGGACGTGGCCGCGCTCGGGTTCGAGGCGGTGCGCGTCCTGCTTCCGACCGCACAGCCGCTGTTCGTCGACGAGCCCTACTTCGGCGAGCGTGCGGAGACGGTCCCACTGGAACTGGGCTACGAGCCCCGACTGGATCGACCGTTCCACCCCTTCCCGTAG
- a CDS encoding GNAT family N-acetyltransferase, which yields MEFALLGWPPDAPTLRLDYRRFAYAGKFVLGSTGKAVVADGENGDTEYDDHILAAASFSPDRTDDDRLCIRYVTVREDRQGEGLGARLLAFVAAHAADRYDRVRIAVNNPAAYVAAHRAGFAFTGRETGLAELVCERPTARPAARDADTYCAGLDRYRERDLDADAMTRLDEKRAAGPPSVVDAPAGVGGDEGSEGEPGS from the coding sequence ATGGAGTTCGCCCTCCTCGGGTGGCCGCCGGACGCCCCGACCCTCCGGCTGGACTATCGGCGCTTCGCCTACGCCGGCAAGTTCGTCCTCGGCTCGACGGGGAAGGCGGTGGTGGCCGATGGCGAGAACGGCGACACCGAGTACGACGACCACATCCTCGCCGCCGCGTCGTTCAGCCCCGACCGCACCGACGACGACCGTCTCTGTATCCGCTACGTGACCGTCCGCGAGGACCGACAGGGCGAGGGCCTCGGCGCCCGCCTGCTCGCGTTCGTCGCCGCCCACGCCGCCGACCGGTACGACCGCGTCCGCATCGCCGTCAACAACCCTGCCGCCTACGTTGCCGCCCACCGCGCTGGCTTCGCGTTCACCGGCCGGGAGACGGGGCTGGCGGAACTCGTCTGCGAGCGACCGACCGCCCGGCCCGCCGCCCGCGACGCGGATACCTACTGTGCGGGGCTGGATCGCTACCGGGAGCGTGACCTCGACGCCGACGCCATGACCCGTCTCGACGAGAAACGCGCGGCCGGGCCGCCCTCGGTGGTCGATGCGCCCGCGGGTGTCGGCGGCGACGAGGGGAGTGAGGGCGAACCCGGGAGTTGA
- a CDS encoding universal stress protein: MYDDILLATDGTIASENATAHAVGLASLHDAMLHAIFVVDSDVYSAYSGDEYVDEREGPEHGLEEVGEDALAEVRTRAANHDVEVIEELRHGHPHEEIVEYADENDIDLIVLGTRRHPEEYRSLLGSVTDRVVRLADQAVTVVKTEV, encoded by the coding sequence ATGTACGACGACATCCTGCTTGCCACCGACGGGACGATTGCCTCCGAGAACGCGACGGCCCACGCCGTCGGTCTGGCGTCGCTCCACGACGCCATGCTCCACGCCATCTTCGTCGTCGACAGCGACGTGTACTCCGCGTACAGCGGCGACGAGTACGTCGACGAGCGCGAGGGACCGGAACACGGTCTCGAAGAGGTGGGCGAGGACGCCCTCGCCGAAGTGCGAACACGGGCAGCGAACCACGACGTCGAAGTGATCGAGGAACTCAGACACGGCCACCCCCACGAGGAGATCGTCGAGTACGCCGACGAGAACGACATCGACCTGATCGTCCTCGGCACCCGGCGCCACCCCGAGGAGTACCGGAGTCTGCTCGGGAGCGTCACCGACCGCGTGGTTCGGCTGGCGGATCAGGCGGTGACGGTCGTGAAGACCGAAGTCTAG
- the fen gene encoding flap endonuclease-1, translated as MGNADLRQLAALSEVTWDEVAGSVVAVDAHNWLYRYLTTTVKWTNDAVYTTSEGEEVANLVGVVQGLPKFFEHDLTPVFVFDGGVTELKEAEVSERREKRERAEERLAEAEERGDAIEAARLEARTQRLTDVILETTRELLALLDVPVVDAPAEGEAQAAYMARRGDADYAGSEDYDTLLFGAPLTLRQLTSKGAPELMDLDATLDRHGISLEQLIDVAILCGTDFNPGVDGVGPKTALKAITDHGDLWGAIEAEGWQVPNADRVRDLFRDPPVTDDYTVDTDIDPDVAAAREYVIEEWEVEADEVDRGFERIEESLVQTGLDRWT; from the coding sequence ATGGGCAACGCAGACCTCCGGCAACTCGCCGCGCTCTCCGAGGTGACGTGGGACGAGGTGGCGGGCAGCGTCGTCGCCGTCGACGCGCACAACTGGCTGTACCGCTATCTCACCACGACGGTCAAGTGGACGAACGACGCGGTGTACACCACCAGCGAGGGCGAGGAAGTGGCGAACCTCGTGGGCGTCGTCCAGGGCCTCCCCAAGTTCTTCGAACACGACCTGACGCCCGTCTTCGTCTTCGACGGCGGCGTCACGGAGTTGAAGGAAGCGGAGGTGTCCGAACGACGCGAGAAGCGCGAACGCGCGGAGGAACGACTGGCCGAGGCCGAGGAGCGCGGCGACGCCATCGAGGCCGCTCGCCTCGAGGCCCGCACCCAGCGCCTGACCGACGTAATCTTGGAGACGACGCGCGAACTCCTCGCCCTCCTCGACGTGCCCGTCGTCGACGCGCCAGCGGAGGGGGAAGCGCAGGCGGCGTACATGGCTCGGCGGGGCGACGCCGACTACGCTGGGAGCGAGGACTACGACACCCTCCTCTTCGGTGCGCCGCTGACTCTCCGCCAACTGACGAGCAAGGGCGCACCCGAACTGATGGATCTCGACGCGACGCTCGACCGGCACGGCATCTCGCTGGAGCAACTGATCGACGTGGCGATCCTCTGTGGCACGGACTTCAACCCCGGCGTCGACGGCGTCGGTCCGAAGACGGCGCTGAAAGCGATCACCGACCACGGCGACCTCTGGGGCGCTATCGAGGCCGAGGGGTGGCAGGTGCCGAACGCCGACCGAGTACGCGACCTCTTCCGCGATCCGCCCGTGACCGACGACTACACCGTCGACACCGACATCGATCCGGACGTTGCGGCCGCTCGCGAGTACGTGATCGAGGAGTGGGAGGTCGAGGCCGACGAGGTCGACCGCGGATTCGAGCGGATCGAGGAGTCGCTGGTCCAGACCGGGCTGGATCGGTGGACCTGA
- a CDS encoding DUF7117 family protein: MKVRGQRECQACGHQWSYYETGSVACPACESLRSVGVDDRTLHTDAPATLDLSPYRAAWADDTLADHVDDCKSDLREYLRQRGFVDGGDLRLLDDTVLAASELLQVIDLFGRERDPTDADESYLLALLRGADEGERPPPETVSAAWSRARGLGYANAVDDYRRDVIDWLEEHPDEEARKTLGTIRERVKRMQALQGDVSPAEVESLVHATREVGEYLMDGEESSLASARERLRDR, from the coding sequence ATGAAAGTACGCGGCCAGCGGGAGTGTCAGGCCTGTGGACACCAGTGGTCGTACTACGAGACGGGGAGCGTCGCGTGTCCGGCCTGTGAGAGCCTCCGGAGCGTCGGTGTCGACGACCGGACGCTCCACACGGACGCGCCGGCGACGCTCGATCTGTCCCCCTATCGCGCGGCGTGGGCCGACGACACGCTCGCGGACCACGTCGACGACTGCAAGTCGGACCTACGGGAGTATCTCCGCCAGCGGGGGTTCGTCGACGGCGGCGACCTCCGACTGCTCGACGACACCGTCCTCGCGGCCAGCGAACTTCTGCAGGTGATCGACCTGTTCGGTCGGGAACGCGACCCGACCGACGCCGACGAGAGCTACCTCCTCGCCTTGCTCCGCGGCGCCGACGAGGGCGAGCGTCCGCCGCCGGAGACGGTGTCGGCGGCGTGGTCACGGGCCCGCGGTCTCGGCTACGCGAACGCCGTCGACGACTACCGCCGGGACGTGATCGACTGGCTGGAGGAACATCCCGACGAGGAGGCCCGCAAGACGCTCGGTACGATCCGCGAACGGGTCAAGCGGATGCAGGCGCTCCAGGGCGACGTATCGCCGGCTGAGGTGGAGTCGCTGGTGCACGCGACCCGCGAAGTGGGGGAGTATCTGATGGATGGGGAGGAATCGTCGCTGGCGAGCGCGCGAGAGCGGTTGCGTGATCGCTGA